Part of the Zea mays cultivar B73 chromosome 4, Zm-B73-REFERENCE-NAM-5.0, whole genome shotgun sequence genome is shown below.
TTGCTGCTGGTTTGCCAAGTTGTTCGGCTGACTGGGTGAAATCCAGCATGTCATCGACAACCTGGAAGGATAGACCAAGATTCCTGCCATATGCATACATTTTTTCACAAATAGTAGTGCTGACGCCACTGAATATGGCAGCTGATTTTGTGCTGGCTGCAATCAAAGATGCAGTCTTATAGTAGCTCTTGAGAAGGTAGTCGTCAAGTGTGATGTCACAATCAAAAAGAGTGGAAGTTTCTGATGTCCTGTTTCCTGACATCAGGCATCTTCTCATCTTGTCACTCCTTAAAAGTGGTGTCTTAATATCCTTCTCAATCTTCTCAAGAGCTTCCATCATCAAAGGTTCAACAAATATTTTTGAACATCCAAGCAACGAACAGATAATAATTATCAATTAGTGCTATCAACATGCAGACATTCATGCTTGTAACAGACACAACT
Proteins encoded:
- the LOC103653367 gene encoding probable solanesyl-diphosphate synthase 3, chloroplastic — protein: MMEALEKIEKDIKTPLLRSDKMRRCLMSGNRTSETSTLFDCDITLDDYLLKSYYKTASLIAASTKSAAIFSGVSTTICEKMYAYGRNLGLSFQVVDDMLDFTQSAEQLGKPAASDLAKGNLTAPVIFALQSEPELREIIDSEFSDTDSLAAAIELVHRSGGIRRAHELAREKSDLAIQNLQCLPRSDFRSALEKMVEYNLERIE